The Cervus canadensis isolate Bull #8, Minnesota chromosome X, ASM1932006v1, whole genome shotgun sequence genome contains the following window.
CATAGTTAGTGGGTCCGGACTAAATCACCCCACCCATACCCCCTAGGTCAGAGTTGCCTCCAAAGTTGCTTCCACTAAATATATCCCAAGCCCTGGAAATGGCACTGGAACAGAAGGAATTAGACCAAGAACCTGGAGCAGGTAAGTGGGTCCTTAGTAGGACAGGTTTCACAGGCTGGAATTTAGTGAAAGTGGCAGTTGGGTGGAAGAAATGAATAGGGTTCCTGACTCTTGTTTTCTTTGTCCAGGAGTTGACAGTAGCCTGATCCGGATTGGAGCCAGCTGCCAGAACCCAGGATGTGATGCTGTGAGTGAGAGTTTGTGGAGGACTCAAGCATGTGTTTGAGAGACGTGATGCCTGAGGGATGGCTGGGTATAGATGTGAGGctgcatacatttttaaatgatctgaTTCTTTTCCTGATTCTCCTTTATCTGTCTTAGGTATACCAAGGCCTAGAGAGTGATGCTACTCCATGTACCTACCACCCTGGAGCACCTCAATTCCATGAGGGGTGATGGAGGGGACTGGGTGGGCTGTGAGACAGGATTTTCCCAATGTTGACCTTAAGATGGAGTGcttgtggggaggggaaaggagatgAAGTGAATTCTATTCCTACCTCAGGGTGAAATCTTGGAGCTGTTGTGGCATCCAGACCCTGGATTTTGGGGCGTTCCTGGCACAGCCAGGATGCAGAGTTGGTAGACATGATTGGGGGAAGCAGGTAAGTCCCGACTTTACTGAACTCTTGATTAGAACCCAGTTCCCAAATAATTTCTCCTCCCTGTACCTCATGGCCAAGCTCTATCTTCTCCCTTTTGCATGGACCAAATGAGATTTCTGCTCCCAGCGGTTTTGCAATATGAGGTCATGTTAATCTTTCTGACactctctgtttcttttccacATACACCATGAGAACGCCCCTTGGGATAAGAGTTCATTCTTACCATCCACATTTCACATCTTTTTAGCTGCCAGCATCTTGCCGTCATGATTGGCATCAGACAGATTCCTTAGTAGTGGTGACTGTATATGGCCAGATTCCACTTCCTGCATTCAACTGGGTGAAGGCCAGTCAAACTGAGGTGAGGAATGTCTGATGCTGGATGGGAGGCCAGTGAATTGGGTGATATTATCATCTTACAGGCTGAGTCGTCATACGCAGTTAACATGTAGGCTCCATAGTCCTCTGGTAGAGCTGTAAGGTCAGGGTTATCTGACTGGCCTGTGGATGTAGGGAATACACCACTGGCCTGCTTCTGTGTCATAATAACGTGTTCTGACCTGGGATTGTTCCTACCCTGTAATTCTTTTCTCTCAGCTTCATGTCCACATTGTCTTTGATGGTAACCGTGTGTTCCAAGCACAGATGAAGCTCTGGGGGGTAAGTGAAGAGAAAGGGGCACAAGAGGGGGAGGCAGATGGGGTAAAAAGAAGGGCCGGACTGGAATGAATAGAGGGTGTCTTGAGGGACAAAGTTGTAGTGGGAAAGTGGAGGTTTTCTCTTCATTTGCTttgatattctctctctctctccctcttctccctattttctccccttccccccaactccctttctttcctctttctctctctcccttactTAATCCTTCCCTATATTTTCCCCCatcttgcattttttatttttctccctgtcATTCACCACCACCCTGCCCTGACCCCAATccctttggtttcctcattttctcttctgtgttcCTCTATCTTTCCCTCCTCCTCAGGTCATAGACGTGGAGCAGAGCTCTGTCTCCTTGATGCCATCTCGGGTTGAAATTTCCCTGGTCAAGGCTGACCCAGGATCCTGGGCCCAGCTGGAGCACCCCGATGCACTGGCTGAGAAGGCTAAGGCAGAGGTTGGGTTAGAGATGGATGAGGAAGAGTCTGAGGATTCAGATGATAACTTGAgctggacagaggaggaggaagaggaggaagcaatGGGGGAATAGTGACACCAGACAGTCAAGTGTCTAGATAGGACCTCAGTGACTCCCTTAGGATTTCAGAGACCAGGGTATGGTTGGCCATGGAGTGTCACTgagcagcaggaggcagaaggagGGGAGAACAAAAGTGTCCAAACCATGctgttttttcccttaaataaatCTTGTATTCTGCAGTTTCACATAGTGTCGTTCTCTCACCTCACTATCTAAGATTGCATTCATTCCCTCCagcttctgtgtatgtgtgtaacgCACATGTGTGAATACAAGCACATGCAATCAATTCTTCACAACCaccaagtatttactgagtacttactacGTGCCCAGTTACATGTTAGGTGGTTTACAGGTATCTGAGAAGCAGTAGACTTATTCATTTCTCTTAGGAAAATTGTAGTGTGGTTGACAAGTCAAGGCTAATCCACATgagataataataaatattatcaaGTAGTTTAACTGAGTGCTAAATTGTGCAGTACAATTTTAAAAGCTATAGGAGTTGAGAGAATGGAGTGATTAATGTGGACTGTAGTAGAAAGGGAAAACACCATGGAACAAGTACATTTTTTACAACTTTAATTAAATATAGTACACATCCTATACAATTTACCCAGGTGTAAGTGTAAAATTCAGGGGTTTTTTTAGTATACTCAGAGTTGTGCAGccacaatcaattttatttttattttttggccacactgcagcatgtgggatcttagttccccaactagagatcgaacccatgcgTCTGCAGTAGAgcacagagtgttaaccactggaccaccagggaagtcccgaccacaatcagttttaaaagtttttgccattcccaaaagaaaccctatacccattagcagtcactcccaatttccccccaaactgatagccctaggcaaccactgatctactcTCTGcctctatggatttacctattctggatatttcatacaatatgtggttttTTGTGacagacttctttcacttaggataatgttttcaaggttcatccatgttcatACAACATGATGCTCATCCGACATCAgtactttgttccttttaatgaccaaatgatatttcattgtgtggatataACACTTGTTTATCTCTTCATCACTTGAGgtatatttggattgtttctactttttggctattatgagtaatgctCCTGTAATAATGCTCCCATGAGCATTCATGTTCAAGTTTTTATGTGGacctatgttttcatttctcttagataTATATCAAGTATAATTGGAGTGTAATTTCTGGGTCAGATGATAActtttaaccttttgaggaattgccagactgttttccaaagaggctgcaccattttatattcccatcagctgtgtatgagggttccaattctCTACATCCTAGATAGCACTTGTTACCTGTCTTTTAAATtacagccatcctagtgggtgtgaagtagaatatcactgtggttttaatttgctttttcctgatggctaatgatgctgagcatctttacatgtgcttgttgaccatttttgtatcttatttggagaaatgtctaaacCAAACCTTTGCCCATTTGTTAAtagggttgtttgtctttttagtgacgtttttaaaaaatatgttctaGAGACAAATCTCTTGTCAGAaacatgatttataaatattttctcccattccctgTGTTGTCTTTCTACTTCCTTGGTGTCTTTTGATACACGAAAGTTGTAAATTCTTAGGAATTCTAATTTATCCATCTTTCCTTTGGTTGcttatgtttttgatgtcatatcctagaaaccattgcctaatacATGGTCATAAAAATTCATTCCTgtgttttctaagagttttatagtttcagctcTTTCATTTTGGTCTTTgatccatctttttaaaaatacttatttatttggctgcacttgggatcttcattgtgttatgtgggatcttccattgCAGCACACGAACTCTGGTTATGGcacgtgggctccagagcacagggacttcagtagttgtggcacatgggcttagttgctccacgccatgtgggatcttagttcccccactagggatcaaacctgtgtcccctgcattgccaggtgaaTTCTTAAAAGTTTTTGTATGTGGTATGAGGTAGGGGTCCAACTTTATATTTTTACCTATAgctatccagttgtcccagcactgTTTGTGGGAAAGACTATTCTGTCCCCACTGAATTGACCTGGCACCCTAGTTGAAAATCAATTAACCATAAATGTGAGGGTTAAGAGATATATTTTGAGTGGAAGTTTGAAGAATAAGAAATTTGGATGGCTATGGAAGAGTTGGGAGAGCCAGGCTTGGGTAGGAAGGtgttctattttactttttatgttttattataaacTCCAAAAGCAATACATTGTCGTTGTaaaagacaatgcagaaatgtGTAGAGTAAGAAGTAAGAATTCTTTGGATTCTCTCCAAACTTAGTTCTTTTGTGGTTTGTAGCCACTGCTAACAtatcagaggattttttttttggccacttggcatgcaggatcttagttccttgaccagggatccaacctgtgccccctggAGTGAAACCATGgtgccctaaccactggaccaccaggtaattcCCTCAGAAGGTTTAAATGAGGGAACAAAAGAGTCAAGTGAAGTGTGGCTAGATTGGGAAGAGCCTAAAATTCTAGAGCAAGGATTttgaatatgattttaaaagagaGTTAAAAAGGCATTAtagccattttctttttaaaaaattttattctatttatttggttgcactgggtccttgttgcggcatgcaggatttCTTTAGCTGCTGCATgcagggtttctctagttgcagcgagcggtgGCTACTCTTTATGGCAGTGCACCaacttctcgttgtggtggcttctcttgttgtggagcacaggccctaggtgCATATGGCCTCAGttgttgtggtgcacagtcttagttgccccatagcataTGAAATCttaccagaccagggatcaaacctgtgtcccctgcattggcagctggatttttatccactgtaccaccagggaagttcagccttttctttttaaatgtagattattggttttttttttttttggctgcacctcacggcttgtgggatcttagttccctgaccagggattgaacccagaaccatggcagtg
Protein-coding sequences here:
- the ITGB1BP2 gene encoding integrin beta-1-binding protein 2 isoform X2; translated protein: MSLLCHNKGCGQHFDPQTNLPDSCCHHPGVPIFHDALKGWSCCRKRTVDFSEFLNIKGCTVGPHCAEKLPEVPQPEGPGTSSSLQEQRPPNVIPKSAETLRRERPKSELPPKLLPLNISQALEMALEQKELDQEPGAGVDSSLIRIGASCQNPGCDAVYQGLESDATPCTYHPGAPQFHEGVKSWSCCGIQTLDFGAFLAQPGCRVGRHDWGKQLPASCRHDWHQTDSLVVVTVYGQIPLPAFNWVKASQTELHVHIVFDGNRVFQAQMKLWGGTSNYSEFLERMEYGVADVKSSSAAALLLPRTESNLQWSSHLGRLN
- the ITGB1BP2 gene encoding integrin beta-1-binding protein 2 isoform X4, with translation MSLLCHNKGCGQHFDPQTNLPDSCCHHPGVPIFHDALKGWSCCRKRTVDFSEFLNIKGCTVGPHCAEKLPEVPQPEGPGTSSSLQEQRPPNVIPKSAETLRRERPKSELPPKLLPLNISQALEMALEQKELDQEPGAGVDSSLIRIGASCQNPGCDAVYQGLESDATPCTYHPGAPQFHEGVKSWSCCGIQTLDFGAFLAQPGCRVGRHDWGKQLPASCRHDWHQTDSLVVVTVYGQIPLPAFNWVKASQTELHVHIVFDGNRVFQAQMKLWGGTSNYSEFLERMEQIPDMMSFHT
- the ITGB1BP2 gene encoding integrin beta-1-binding protein 2 isoform X1, which produces MSLLCHNKGCGQHFDPQTNLPDSCCHHPGVPIFHDALKGWSCCRKRTVDFSEFLNIKGCTVGPHCAEKLPEVPQPEGPGTSSSLQEQRPPNVIPKSAETLRRERPKSELPPKLLPLNISQALEMALEQKELDQEPGAGVDSSLIRIGASCQNPGCDAVYQGLESDATPCTYHPGAPQFHEGVKSWSCCGIQTLDFGAFLAQPGCRVGRHDWGKQLPASCRHDWHQTDSLVVVTVYGQIPLPAFNWVKASQTELHVHIVFDGNRVFQAQMKLWGVIDVEQSSVSLMPSRVEISLVKADPGSWAQLEHPDALAEKAKAEVGLEMDEEESEDSDDNLSWTEEEEEEEAMGE
- the ITGB1BP2 gene encoding integrin beta-1-binding protein 2 isoform X3, producing MSLLCHNKGCGQHFDPQTNLPDSCCHHPGVPIFHDALKGWSCCRKRTVDFSEFLNIKGCTVGPHCAEKLPEVPQPEGPGTSSSLQEQRPPNVIPKSAETLRRERPKSELPPKLLPLNISQALEMALEQKELDQEPGAGVDSSLIRIGASCQNPGCDAVYQGLESDATPCTYHPGAPQFHEGVKSWSCCGIQTLDFGAFLAQPGCRVGRHDWGKQLPASCRHDWHQTDSLVVVTVYGQIPLPAFNWVKASQTELHVHIVFDGNRVFQAQMKLWGYGVADVKSSSAAALLLPRTESNLQWSSHLGRLN
- the ITGB1BP2 gene encoding integrin beta-1-binding protein 2 isoform X5, yielding MALEQKELDQEPGAGVDSSLIRIGASCQNPGCDAVYQGLESDATPCTYHPGAPQFHEGVKSWSCCGIQTLDFGAFLAQPGCRVGRHDWGKQLPASCRHDWHQTDSLVVVTVYGQIPLPAFNWVKASQTELHVHIVFDGNRVFQAQMKLWGVIDVEQSSVSLMPSRVEISLVKADPGSWAQLEHPDALAEKAKAEVGLEMDEEESEDSDDNLSWTEEEEEEEAMGE